The sequence GAGAGACTTTTTTTGCTTTTTCTAGCGTGTAGTTTGTCTCGATATCACCACAATGAATGGTTTGTGAGTTGCCTTTGCCGTTTGAATTTAGAGTAGCCACGCCGTCATATTTTTCTAAAAGTGCGACCTTTTTTATATCGCTAAATGCAGCCAACTCGTAAAAGAGCGCTGTCCCACTAATGCCAGCTCCGACAATTACCACTTCAAAGTGCTTCTGCCTCATTTTTTCTCCCAAAAAAGTTTAGTCGCCAAAATGATACTATATTAATTTTAAAACAAACAGCATAGTGAAAAAAGCTAGAATTTTTATATAAAAGAGAAATTTGGCAAGGCTTTCACCTTGCCTTGAAGTTAAAATTTATAAGATATGTTTACCTTGAAATTTCTACCTGGCTCCCAGTCCACATAGTTTGGATTGCCTGTATAATCAGCCATTCTTTGAGACTGCGAAGCATAAGTTTTATTAAAGAGGTTATAAATTCCAGCATTTATCTCTAGCCCTTTAAATTTACCGCTACTTGGCGTATAGCTAGCATAGATATCGCTAACTGCATAGCTTGGTATCTTAGTAGTTTCATTATCGCCGGCCGATATGGTATTTTTTGAAGCGAAGTAGATTAAGTTGTAGCCTATTAGCGTATCAATGCTAGAAAATGCGTACTCTGCGTTAAATGTGTATTTATCGCCCTGATCGCGGTAACCAATGATATTTGAGGTATAGTAGCCACCGCTTGCCTTAGCGACCCTATCTTTATATTTTACATTTTGATGAGTGTAGCTAGCAGCTAGGCTTAGTGCGTCTAAATTTAGCCTTGCAAGTAGCTCAACACCGCTTATATCAGCACCACCAGCGTTTTTTCTAATCATTATCGGATTTGTTCTACCACCTGCTGCGTTGTTATCGACTATTAAATTTTTATATTTTGTCATGAAGTATTTTGCAGATAAGCTATATGAGCTAGCTTCACTTATATCGCCTTGATATTTTAGACCAGTTTCGTAGCTGTTACCAGTTGTAGGTTTCAGATCTTTGTTAGCTTCCCAGCTTCTGCTTCCGCCTGCCATCATCGACTCCATAACGTCAGGCCCTCTAAAGACTCTTGCGTAGCTTGCAAATGCGTTAAGCCCTTTAAGTATCTCATAATCGAGTGCAAGCGCTGGGGTAAATTCATTAAATTTATAGGTGTAGCTCTTTACATTTCCAGCTCTACCATCGTAGCTTTTTAGCTCGTGGCGAGTGTATCTGATACCTGGAGTAACAGTTAGCGAGCTAAAATTTAGCGCATCTTCTGCATAGATTGAGTAGTTATTTACTTTTTCAGGATAGTGATTATTTGGCTTGTTAAAATTTTTACTTTGGTAAAACTCAGCGCCGTATCTAAACGTCTGTGTCAAAGCACCGGTCTCTACTACACTTTTAGCCTTTGCGTTTATACCGTTTGTTTTTACGCCTAAAATTTTTAAGACTGGATCATCTTTTTTATGCTCAGTGTTGTATACCGTTACATCTAAATTTAGAAGATCACTTGGTTTATACTCGTATTTTAGCGTCGTCGTATCTCGCTCATATTTACGATTATCAACAGCATTTGAATCGCTATACCAGCTACCAAACTCAGCTCTCATTGGATACATGCCTTTAAATTCATTATGCTCTCTTGAGATAGAAATTCTATGCGCATCAAGGAAGCTGTAACCAAGCTTTAAAAGATAGCTAAGATCGTTTCCGTCGCCGCCTATCTTTCTTTTGTTGCCGCTTTTGCCGTAGTCGTAGCCCTTGTGATTAATAGCAGCTATAAAGTCAAGCCCTTCAACCGGCGCGGTAAATAGCATAAGGCCTTGAGAAAATTCGCTGTTATTTGAGGCGTATCCTGTTTTTATCTTTGCGCCGATGATTTCGCCGCTTTCTAGCAAGTCTTTTGCGTCAACCGTTTTAAAGGCGACCGAACCGCCAAGTGCACCTGAGCCGTTTACCACTGATCTTGAGCCAACCTCGACATCAACAGCTTTTATAAGATCTGGATCGATCAGCAAGTCAGCGTTGTGGTGAAATGTATTTCCGTTTTGTTTTGCGCCATCTATCGTGATATTTAGACCACGGTCGCTAACGCCCCTCATATAAATTTTTTGATTCATGCCGTTTGTTCCGCCAACATAAACACCAGGAATATCTCTCATTACGTCTTTTACTAGGCCAGCGTTTCTAGTTGAAATTTTGATGTCATCAACGCCATATCCGCCACTACTACTTGTTACCTCAACTCCGCTTAATACGCTCTCGTCTGCCCCATTTGCACAAACTGCTATGCTTGCTGCAAGAGAGAGTTTAAATAAGCTTTTAAATCTCATATTTTCTCCTAATTTGGTTATTAAAATTACTATTTTAATTTTATAGTATAATTTTGAGATTGAATATTATAATTTTAAGTATAAATTTTGGATAAATTTTTGAGTTTTTTGGCAAAAATATAAACTATTTTTAAATTTTAATTATCTAATAAATTAATTAGATTCTGAGATAAGGAACGAAATTATATAATTTTATCAAGGTAGTAAATAAGGTTAATTTTTAACAGAAAATTTCTTACAAGTATAAAAATTCTTAAATTTTGTAGATAATTTTTATCAAGAAAGGCTTAAGAAATCTAAAATAAATTTTGCTTTTTAGTATTTAGAATTATTTTTATAAACACTCTTAAGTAAATTATGAAAAAATTTTATAAATTTTAAATAAGATAGAGCGAAACTCTTGGATCTAATAGAAGTAACATACAAATTTATTAGAAGCCCTTGAAGGCAAAATTTGAAAATTCATTCATGCAAATACTATTTTTTCATATCTTTTAGTCTTAGACTCACGTTGATGTCTTGTCAAAGTATCGGCAGTAGTACAAATATCATCCTATCAAGGCTAAAATTTTTCACATCTTCACGCCAGTCATCCCAGTGGTAAAGCTCATAAAATTTTCGATATTTCGCCGCAAAGCGCCCAGTATAAAAACTACGAGTAGCCAAGCTACGTATCCTCCCATTTGCCACTATCTGGCACGCAGTAAAAGGCATTGCCAGCTTTGCCACCAAAGGCGCCGCCATTTACCGCGAAAAATCCGCCCAAAACATCGTCTGCCACGAGCAAGTAGCCAGGCATCTGCCCTGCTTCGCTAAAGCTTTTGCCAAGGTTAAAGCTGTAAATTCCGCGCTTCATCTGCTCACATCCTGAGCCAAGCAGGCGCAACCAACCGCCATCTATCACTATGCCGCCGCACCCATAAACAAGCGCTCCCATCGGCGAGCGAGTGGTTACCTGAAGCCCCAAAAGCTCCTTTTGCGCCCTGCTCTCATCGCGAGGCAAAATTTCATAGTCATTTTTAGCCTCTTTTAGCCACTCTTCGATCAGCGCCCAGCCTGGCTCATTTGTGTCTATAAGCTCGTCTAAAGCTCTCATTTTCTGTCCTTGCTATAAATTTGGTGAAATTTAAAAGAAGAATTTGGCGAGTCGCCCCGCCAAATTTATATAGGTAGATTATTTTGCGTCCCAAGCTAGGATCGTGTTGCCCTCGGCGTCGGTAGCCACGTCGCCCATGCCCATGATGTTGTAGCCGCAATCTACGTAGTGAACTTCGCCTGTTACGCCGCTAGCTAGGTCGCTAAGTAGGTACATAGCGCTGTTGCCGACGTCTTCAGTGGTGACGTTGCGTTTTAGTGGGCTGTTTACTTCGTTGTAGCGCAAGATCATCCTAAAGTCGCCTATACCGCTTGCGGCAAGCGTTTTAATTGGGCCTGCGCTGATCGCATTTACGCGGATGTTTTTAGCGCCAAGGTCGTGTGCTAGGTAGCGGACTGAGCTTTCAAGTGCTGCTTTGGCAACGCCCATTACGTTGTAGTGTGGCACAAATTTTGGTCCGCCAAGATATGTAAGAGTGAGCACCGAGCCGCCCTCTTTTAGCACTGGCAAAACCGCGCGAGTAAGGCTTAGCAGCGAGTAGACGCTAGTGCCCATCGCTATGTCAAATGCCTCTTTTGTGGTGTTTACAAACTCGCCCTCAAGTGCCTCTTTTGGTGCGTAAGCCACAGCGTGCACGACAAAATCGATCTCGCCAAGGTCTTTTTTGATTTGATTTGCAAGCCCGTCTAGGTGAGCTTGGTTATTTACGTCAAGCTCGTAGACAAATTTGCTACCAAACTCTTCAGCGATCGGCTCTACGCGCTTTTTAAGAGCGTCGTTTAGGTATGTAAATGCCATCTGTGCACCTTGATCGTGACAAGCTTTTGCGATGCCGTAAGCTATTGACTTGGCGTTGGCGACACCGACGATCAGACCTTTTTTACCTTTTAGTATCATCATTTCTCCTTTTATTTTGTTTGACTTTTAAGCGATATTTAAATTTTAAACCAAATTTAATAGCGGCAGTATCGTGAGATGAATTTTAATGTTGTGTAGAAATTTTAGGTCCAGACTAGGCAAATAGCCTGTCGCAGACTTAAAATTTCGAACTCATTAAAAGGCGCTCACGAGACAACGCGTATCAAATTTAAAAAATTATTCGCATCCCAGCTGGCTGTGCCTACCAAAACCCCATCGCAGCTTTTTATACCTGCGATATCAGCGATGTTTGCTGCATTGACGCTTCCGCCGTAAAGTAGCGGTACGCTCGTCTGCTCGCGGATGAAATTTAAAACTCCTTCGATCTGCTCCGCACTCGCGCTCTTGCCCGTACCTATCGCCCAAATTGGCTCGTAGGCGATCAGCAGCCGCTCGTGGCCAAGGTCGATATTTTTTAGCTGTTCTGCCAAAAACTCTTTCGTGCCGCCAGCTTCTTTCACGCTCAAATTTTCGCCGATGCAGTAAACGATCTGCCAGCCAGCCTTTGCGGCAAAATCGAATTTAACGCGCAAAAGCTCCTCGCTCTCGCCAAGCTCCCTCCGTTCGGAATGCCCGATCAGTACGCTTTTTACGCCAAACTCATCCAGCATCGCCTTGCCGATCTCGCCGGTGTGAGCGCCGCTTTCGCACGGGTAGAAATTTTGCGCGCCAAGTTTAAATTTATGAGCCGCGCCATCAAGCGCGCTAAACGGGGGGAATACCGTCACGTCGTCGTTTGCGCTTAAATTTGCGTCTAAAATTTGAGCGTATTTAGCAAAGCTTTCTCTCGTATGATTGCACTTTAAATTTGCTAAAAACCTCACTCCGCAGCCTTTCTAAGCGGTTTTATGCCTGGCAGCTCCTTGCCCTCGATAAGCTCCAGACTAGCGCCGCCTCCAGTCGAGATAAAGGTCATCTCGTCGGCATCCCCGGCGCGCTCGACCACGTCGGCCGTATCGCCGCCGCCAACGACCGTAGTCGCGTGAGTGTCGATGATGGCGTGGCTCATTTTGATGCTACCTTTGCTAAATTTATCCATCTCAAAAACGCCCATCGGTCCGTTCCACCAGATAGTTTGTGCGTCGGCGATGACCTCTTTAAAGAGCCTAATCGACGCAGGTCCAATATCTAGTCCCATCCAGCCGCTAGGTATTTCTTGGGCGGGGACGAATTTCACCGCGCTTTCAGCTGAAAAGGTCTGGGCTGCGACGACGTCCACCGGTAGGTAAATTTTAACGCCAAGCTCCCTGCCCTTGCGTAAAATTTCGCGTGCGTCCTCGATGAGATCTTCTTCAAGAAGCGAATTTCCTATATTTTCGCCGAGCGATTTTAAAAACGTAAAGGCCATGCCGCCGCCGATTATCAGCTTATCCACGCGCGGAAGCAGGTTGTGTAGGGCTTGCAGTTTGCCGCTTACCTTGCTGCCGCCGACGACCGCGACGAACGGGCGCGCAGGGTGTTTGATGAGATTTTGAGCGAAATTTATCTCTTTTTGTAGCAAAAATCCCGCCGCCTTATGCTTCTCGTCGTAAAATTTAGTGATCGCTTCAACCGATGCGTGCGCTCTGTGGCAGACGCCAAACGCGTCGTTTATGTAAAATTCACCAAATTCTGAAAGCTCTTTTGCCAAAGTTTCATCGTTTTTGGTCTCGCCCTTTTCAAAGCGTAAATTTTCAAGAAGCAAAATCTCGCCGGGCTTCAGTGCGGCGACTTTGGCTTTGGCGTCCGCGCCTATTACGTCCTCGGCAAATATCACGTCTCTATCAAGCAGCCTTGAAAGCCTCTTTGCTACGCCTCGCAGCGAAAATTTCTCCTCAAAGCCGTTTTTAGGGCGCCCGAGGTGGCTGGCCAAAACCACGCTGCAGCCGTTATCCAGGCAATAGCGGATCGTAGGGATCGCCGAGCGTATGCGGCGGTCGTCGGTGATGTTTAAAAACTCGTCCATCGGCACGTTAAAATCGCACCTGACAAATACCTTCGCGCCGCCGAGCTCAAGATCGTTGATCGATAAAATTTCACTCATTTTTCACCCTTTAAATTTACTTCGTAGCCACGATCTTAGCAAGATCGACGAGCCTTGTCGAGTAGCCCCACTCGTTGTCGTACCACGCAAAGACCTTCACCATATCGCCCGCAATAACCTGCGTAGTGTCGCTCGCTACGATACTGCTATATGCGCTCGTGCAAAAGTCGCTGCTAACCCTATAATCGTCATCGACGAATAAAATTCCCCTTAAATTCGACTCAGCAGCCGCTCTAAACGCCTCGTTTATCTCCTCTTTGCTAGCCGGTCTTTTTAAAACCGCCGTTAGATCGACCATGGAGACGTTAGCGACCGGCACGCGCACGCTTTGTCCGTGCATCTTGCCGTTTAGCTCGGGAAGTACTTTTGCGATCGCTTTTGCGGCTCCGGTGGTCGTAGGCCCGATATTTAGGGCCGCAGCGCGCGAGCGGCGGAAGTCTTTGGCCTTTACGTCTACTAGGCTCTGACCGTTGGTGTAGGCATGGATCGTAGTCATGAGCCCTTTTACGATGCCAAATTTATCGTTTAGCACCTTTGCGACGGGAGCTAGGCCGTTTGTGGTGCAGCTTGCGTTTGAAACGATCGCTTCGCCTGCATATTTATCGTCATTTACGCCGACTACGAACGTCGCCGTGTCGTCTTTTGCCGGAGCGCTCATGACGACTTTTTTGATACCGCGAGCTAGATAGGGCTCGCATTTTTCGGTAGTCAAAAACTTGCCCGTACACTCCAAAACCACGTCCGCGCCGTAGTCTGCGTAGTTAAGCTCGTTTAGATCTCTTGTTGAAAAAACTCTTATCTTTTTACCATTTACTTCTATAAATTCGTCGTTTATCACCTTAACGTCTTGTTTAAATTCGCCGTGTACGCTGTCGTATTTGAGCAAATACCTCGTCATATCCCTTGTTGCGGTGTCGTTGATAGCGACAAGCTCAACGTCGTCTCGCTCTAAAATAATACGAGCAGCGCACCTGCCGATACGCCCGAAGCCGTTTATTGCTACTTTAACTGACATCTTAGCTCCTTTTGATATAATTACGCCTAATTCTACAAAAAAGAATTTTAAAACAAATATAAACAAGGCACTTTAATAGATGAAGTTAGCACTTTTTGGCGGGAGCTTTGATCCGGTTCATTTAGGACACGATAGCATTGTGAAAATGGCACTAAATAGCCTTGATATCGACAAGCTCATCATCATGCCAACTTTTATAAGTCCCTTTAAGAGCGAATTCTCAGCTCCGCCAGAGCTTCGCCTAAAGTGGATAAGAGAAATTTGGGGCGACCTAGAGAAGGTCGAGATTTCTGACTATGAGATAAATTTAGCTCGCCCTGTGCCTACCATAGAGACGGTCAAGTATTTGTATGAGAAATTCAAGATAGAAAAATTTTATCTCATAATAGGCGCGGATCACCTAGCCACGCTTGATAAGTGGCACGGGTACGAGGAGCTAAAAAGCTTAGTGCAGTTTGTGATCGCTAAGCGCAATCACATAGAAATTCCACAAAATTTACAAAAAATGGACGTGCATGTGGATGTTAGCTCGTCACAGATCAGGCACCAAAAGGGGCTTGATGAGCTGCCCAGCAAGATAAAAGATGAAGTTATAAATTTTTACCAAGGATTAAAAATGCAAGAGAGATCGATGCAAGAGCGCACCGAAAGTATAGTTAAGGTTTTAGACGCAAAAAAGGCTGAAGAGATACAAGTGTTTGATATGAGTGGGGATGATTATTTCGTAAAAGCCGTAGTTATCGCTACAACGCTTGGTGAGAGGCATGCTTACTCACTGAGCGAGGATCTAAAAGAGGAGCTCAAGCCTCTTGGAGAAAAATTTATAGGTACGGAGAGTTCGCCTGATTGGATAGTGATGGACCTTGGCGACATTTTGATACATCTTTTAAGCCCAGCTTACAGAGCAAAATACAACATCGAAGAATTTTTGCAAAAGCTAAAAACTAGCAAAGAGTCTTAACAAAAACAAGCGATGAGCAAATAAGCCATAAAAATATAAAAAATGCTAGCAAAAATGGCTTTTTGCCCGTCGCTTTAAATATACTCCTATCTATCCCAAACCCCAAAGCACACATCGCAACACAAAGACAGATGCTAGCGGCTAGCTTTAAAATTTGCACCAAATTTTCAGGGAAAAATGGCAAAGATCTAACGCATATCGCCACTAGGAAAAATAGCGCAAACCATGGTATGCTCTTTAGCTTTGAGCCACCACTATTTTGGCTTAAATTTAAGAAATTTAGTAAAAACAAAAATGGCACAAGCATGATTACGCGAAGCATTTTTATAATGACGGCAGTGCTACTTGCTGTGCTGTCAAATGCTGCTGAAGCTGCCACTACATGGGCTACTTCGTGAAGTGAGCCACCTATAAAAAAGCCGGTTTGGTGTGGCGTGAGAGCTAGAAAATTGGTGATAAATGGATAGATAAACATACCGATCGTCCCAAAAAGTACCACCGTACAAATGGCAATAGCAAGCTTGTTTGCGTCTGCTTTTATCTCATTTTGAGTAGCCATGACAGCAGCTGCGCCACATATGCTAGCCCCTGAGCCAATGAGCACAGCACTATCCTTGCTAAGTCCCAAAGCTTTGGCGGCAAAAAGCGCAAAGCAAAAGGTCGCAAAGACCATAAAAGCTACATATATCACACCAAGGGTGCCGACACTTGCGATCTCGCTAAGGCTTATATTAAAGCCAAAAAGTATGATGCCAAGCCTTAAAATTTGCTTTCCAGCAATCGCTACGACACCACTAGATTTTAAAATTTGAGTCTGTTTGGTAAAAAGATTTGCAAAAATGGCGCCTAAAACGATGGAGATGATGAGTGGGCTAGTGTGAAATTTAGCTAAAAGTGTATTTGAGAGCGTAAAAGAGACGGCACAAATCAGCGATAAAACTAACACAGCGAAAAATTTATGAGACATATTTTAACCTTAATATATTTTTTAAAAATGCAATTAGCACGTTTGGGTATAATTAGACGAATTTTATAATGCAAATTTAAAATAAAGATAAAGGGATAGGCCTATGATCATCCTTGGCGAAAAATATACTTTTACCAGCCTAGAACTAGAAAAGCTTAGAAAGAAATTTGGTCAAGTAAATTTTTTATCCCATGAAAATAGCGACGCAAAAGCCTTGCGAAACGCACTAGAAAATCTCATAAAATCAGGCGATCAAAGGCTGATCGTGCTAAATACCGCAAAGCCAGTTGATGGCAAACTGGTGAGATTTCTCACGCTTTTGCAGTTTAAAACGAAGTATAAAAAGATAAAATTTCTAAACGTAGAGAATTTTTTAGAAATTTATCTACAAAAATGTTATATCCCAGAAAATGGCGAAAATCTTAATTTTTTAGATGAGATAAGGCCTTATGGTGCCTTTGATTACGCACTGAAGCGAATGATCGATTATGCTGGCTGTTTGATACTTTTTCTCTTGCTTTTTGGTCTAAAATTTTATGTAAAGAGAAAGATAGACGAGCAATCGCCTGGAAGTCTTTACTTTTTACAAAGTAGAGTTGGGCTAGATAACAAGGAATTTGAGTGCATTAAATTTCGCTCGATGATGGAAGATGCCGAGAAAGATGGAGCAAAATTTGCTAGCGAAAATGATGAGAGAGTATTTGAGTTTGGCGAATTTATGCGAAAAACTCGTATAGACGAGGTGCCGCAGTGTATAAATGTCTTTCGAGGACAAATGCATCTGATAGGTCCAAGGCCTGAGCGAAGACACTGGATAAATTTCTTTGAAAAAGAGATCCCTTACTACAATGAACGCCACATCGTTCGCCCAGGGATAACTGGCTGGGCGCAGGTGAACTACCCTTATGGCTCAAATACACACGACGCCAAACAAAAACTAATGTATGATCTTTACTATATCAAACACTGGTCACTTTGGCTGGAGATAAAGATCATAGTAAAAACTATCGCGATTATATTTGAGAAAAAAGGCGTTTAAATTCTCAAGAGCATCATGAGTTTGAGATATTTTTAAATAAACCTTTTTTCAAATTTAATTTTGTTGCGTTTAGTCAGAATAAATACAAATTCTACATCCTATCTTTAGCTGTAATTCCCATTATATTAAATGCTGTTTTTATCGAGATAGCGACAACTGCAAAAACTTTTAGCAAGCTATCTTCGTTTTCATTTCCAACCACACGGTTTTCGTTATAAAATTTATGAAAACTAGCAGCTAGGGACTTCAGATAGTCTGGGATCTTTTGAAGCTGCCTTGAGATAAAAGCGTCCTCTAAAATTTCAGGCAAGATTAGCGCCTCAAAAAGTAAATTTCTAGCATTTTCATCTAGGCATTCGAAGTTTGCATTGATTACATCTTGAACATTTTTCCCAGCCTTTGTAAAGACTTGATTTATCCTAGCATGAGCATAGTTTATATAAAAGATAGGATTTGAGCTATCTTCTTTTTTAAGCTCATCCACGTCAAATTCCAAACTACTCGTATTTGCCTTGCTTATAAAGATAAATCTAAGCGCCTCAGCACCGATCTCACTTACGATATCGCTCATCAGCACGGCATTGCCAGCGCGCTTGCTCATCTTATACGGCTTGCCATCTTTTAGTAGACTAACCATCTGCATAAGTATCACTTCAAGCTTGTTTTCATCGTATCCAAGGAAATTTATCGCAGCCTTTAGCCTTGCGATATATCCATGGTGGTCTGCACCCCAAATGTTTATGTAGTGGTCGAAATTTTTCTCAAATTTGGCGTTATGATAGATAATGTCGCCAGCTAGATATGTCGGTCTACCATCATTTCTAACCACAACCCTATCATTGTCATCGCCAAGCGTGGTTGAAGCGATATAAGTAGCGCCCTCTTTTTCATACATTTGATTTGAACGTTTTAGCTTGTTTATAGTTGGCTCTAAGCCATCATAAAGAGCTTTCTCGCTAGCCCAGCTCTCTATAAATATCCCAACGTCCGCTAAATCTTTTTTAATGATCTCAAGCACGATATCCTTGCCAAACTCGGCAAGCTCGAGGTTTCTACTTTCATCATAAAAAATTTCCTTGCCAAATTTCTCATTTGCAAGTTTGGCAATATCTAAAATATAATCGCCTCGGTAGTATTTCTCTGGATAGACGACGCTTTCGTTAAAAAGCTGCTCTTTTGCCGAAAGCGATATCGAAGTGCCGAGCAGATCGATTTGATTGCCAGCATCGTTTATATAGTATTCTGTTGAGATAGCGTAGCCAAGTCTTTTGCCAAGTCTTGCCAAAGTATCGCCGTAAACTGCGCCTCTAACATGCCCGATGTGAAGCGGCCCAGTTGGATTTGCACTGATGTATTCTATTAAATAGCTATCTTTTTTCGTATCTTCTTTTGCAAAATTTTCGCTATCTAGCAAAATTTGCTTTGAAATTTCATCTAAAAATTCGCTTTTTAGCTTGAAATTTAAATATCCATTTACCGCACTGGCTTCGACTATCTTACTGCCACTAAATTTATCGGCAAACTCGCTAGCTATCATAGCTGGCGACTTTTTTAGCTCCTTTGCAAGGCTAAAAAGAGGCGTTGCATAGTGGGCTAAATTTTTATCCTTCGGCTTTTCAAGCACAAATTCACGCTCTAAAACCTTTGAAATTTCAGCTTTTATTTTATTTTTCAACTCTAAAACCTATGCGTTTTTAGTTGTTTCTTCTATTTTTTGACTATCGGCATTCTCTTCTTTATGCTCGACTTTCTCACTTTTTTCAGGGGTTGTATCCTCCATCTCAGCTTTAAAAGTCTTTATGCCTTTGCCTAGTCCTTTTGCAAGTTCTGGGATCTTCTTCGCTCCAAAAAGTAAAACAATAATCGCTAAAACAACTAGCCAGTGACCAATACTAAAAGAACCCATTTTTTCTCCTCAATAAATTTTTCAAAATGTTATCATAAATTCCTGAATTTCTAGCAATCTATCCACTCATCAATAACGCGTCTTAAGTCTATTTTCGCGCTTTTTAACCTCATCGCTCTAAGAATTGATTTTAGACCCTTATAACTCTTTTCAATGTCATCATTTACCAAAAAATAATCATATTCTAAGATGTGCTCCATCTCACCAACCGCGTTCATTAGGCGATTCTCTATCGTTTCGTCGCTATCAGTTCCGCGGTTTTTCAAGCGTTTTTTAAGCTCTTTTTTATTTGCAGTCGTGATAAAAACTGAAGTTATGTAGCTTCTAAATCTCTCAAGTGCGATGTGAAAACCCTGCACGTCTATGTCAAATATAACTATCTTTCCAGCCTCAAGTGCTGCTAAAACTGGCTTTAGACTCGTTCCATAATAGTTTTTATGCACCTGCGCCCATTCTAAAAATTCGCCCTTTTCTATGCCACTTTTGAACTCATTTTCTTTTATAAAATAGTAATCCACCCCATCGACTTCGCCTTCTCTTTTTGCTCTAGTCGTGCTTGAAATAGAAAAATAAAGATCCTTCTCTTCCTTTAAAAGACGACCCAAAAGCGTACTTTTCCCACTTCCACTAGGCCCAGAAACTACTAAAATTTGTCCTTGCAACTACTTTTCCTCAAAACTTATATTTATCTTTATGTTCATATCTTTTAGCACATCTCTTAGCGAGCTTTCGTTTAACGACTCATGGACGTGTTTTGTGATCTTTTTGGTTAGCTCTTCTTTATAGTCAGCATCGATTTTTGTTTCATCGCATGAGCTAGTTTGTGGTGCATTATTTAATCCAAATGCTGCTTGCATCGTATTTTCATCTATTTCCTCAATAGACGCTACATCAAAATTTAGGCTACCCAACGTCTCTTCTTTAAAATTTTCTTCCTCAAACACCTCATCTACCATGCCTAGATCTTCTTGAGCAAGGACTTCTTCAGAAATTTCTTCA comes from Campylobacter concisus and encodes:
- a CDS encoding DUF2625 family protein; the encoded protein is MRALDELIDTNEPGWALIEEWLKEAKNDYEILPRDESRAQKELLGLQVTTRSPMGALVYGCGGIVIDGGWLRLLGSGCEQMKRGIYSFNLGKSFSEAGQMPGYLLVADDVLGGFFAVNGGAFGGKAGNAFYCVPDSGKWEDT
- a CDS encoding TonB-dependent receptor domain-containing protein; its protein translation is MRFKSLFKLSLAASIAVCANGADESVLSGVEVTSSSGGYGVDDIKISTRNAGLVKDVMRDIPGVYVGGTNGMNQKIYMRGVSDRGLNITIDGAKQNGNTFHHNADLLIDPDLIKAVDVEVGSRSVVNGSGALGGSVAFKTVDAKDLLESGEIIGAKIKTGYASNNSEFSQGLMLFTAPVEGLDFIAAINHKGYDYGKSGNKRKIGGDGNDLSYLLKLGYSFLDAHRISISREHNEFKGMYPMRAEFGSWYSDSNAVDNRKYERDTTTLKYEYKPSDLLNLDVTVYNTEHKKDDPVLKILGVKTNGINAKAKSVVETGALTQTFRYGAEFYQSKNFNKPNNHYPEKVNNYSIYAEDALNFSSLTVTPGIRYTRHELKSYDGRAGNVKSYTYKFNEFTPALALDYEILKGLNAFASYARVFRGPDVMESMMAGGSRSWEANKDLKPTTGNSYETGLKYQGDISEASSYSLSAKYFMTKYKNLIVDNNAAGGRTNPIMIRKNAGGADISGVELLARLNLDALSLAASYTHQNVKYKDRVAKASGGYYTSNIIGYRDQGDKYTFNAEYAFSSIDTLIGYNLIYFASKNTISAGDNETTKIPSYAVSDIYASYTPSSGKFKGLEINAGIYNLFNKTYASQSQRMADYTGNPNYVDWEPGRNFKVNISYKF
- the fabI gene encoding enoyl-ACP reductase FabI, which codes for MILKGKKGLIVGVANAKSIAYGIAKACHDQGAQMAFTYLNDALKKRVEPIAEEFGSKFVYELDVNNQAHLDGLANQIKKDLGEIDFVVHAVAYAPKEALEGEFVNTTKEAFDIAMGTSVYSLLSLTRAVLPVLKEGGSVLTLTYLGGPKFVPHYNVMGVAKAALESSVRYLAHDLGAKNIRVNAISAGPIKTLAASGIGDFRMILRYNEVNSPLKRNVTTEDVGNSAMYLLSDLASGVTGEVHYVDCGYNIMGMGDVATDAEGNTILAWDAK
- a CDS encoding DUF2625 family protein produces the protein MATRSFYTGRFAAKYRKFYELYHWDDWREDVKNFSLDRMIFVLLPIL
- a CDS encoding phosphoglycerate kinase, producing the protein MSEILSINDLELGGAKVFVRCDFNVPMDEFLNITDDRRIRSAIPTIRYCLDNGCSVVLASHLGRPKNGFEEKFSLRGVAKRLSRLLDRDVIFAEDVIGADAKAKVAALKPGEILLLENLRFEKGETKNDETLAKELSEFGEFYINDAFGVCHRAHASVEAITKFYDEKHKAAGFLLQKEINFAQNLIKHPARPFVAVVGGSKVSGKLQALHNLLPRVDKLIIGGGMAFTFLKSLGENIGNSLLEEDLIEDAREILRKGRELGVKIYLPVDVVAAQTFSAESAVKFVPAQEIPSGWMGLDIGPASIRLFKEVIADAQTIWWNGPMGVFEMDKFSKGSIKMSHAIIDTHATTVVGGGDTADVVERAGDADEMTFISTGGGASLELIEGKELPGIKPLRKAAE
- a CDS encoding triose-phosphate isomerase translates to MRFLANLKCNHTRESFAKYAQILDANLSANDDVTVFPPFSALDGAAHKFKLGAQNFYPCESGAHTGEIGKAMLDEFGVKSVLIGHSERRELGESEELLRVKFDFAAKAGWQIVYCIGENLSVKEAGGTKEFLAEQLKNIDLGHERLLIAYEPIWAIGTGKSASAEQIEGVLNFIREQTSVPLLYGGSVNAANIADIAGIKSCDGVLVGTASWDANNFLNLIRVVS
- the gap gene encoding type I glyceraldehyde-3-phosphate dehydrogenase, with the translated sequence MSVKVAINGFGRIGRCAARIILERDDVELVAINDTATRDMTRYLLKYDSVHGEFKQDVKVINDEFIEVNGKKIRVFSTRDLNELNYADYGADVVLECTGKFLTTEKCEPYLARGIKKVVMSAPAKDDTATFVVGVNDDKYAGEAIVSNASCTTNGLAPVAKVLNDKFGIVKGLMTTIHAYTNGQSLVDVKAKDFRRSRAAALNIGPTTTGAAKAIAKVLPELNGKMHGQSVRVPVANVSMVDLTAVLKRPASKEEINEAFRAAAESNLRGILFVDDDYRVSSDFCTSAYSSIVASDTTQVIAGDMVKVFAWYDNEWGYSTRLVDLAKIVATK